A section of the Perognathus longimembris pacificus isolate PPM17 chromosome 7, ASM2315922v1, whole genome shotgun sequence genome encodes:
- the Kti12 gene encoding protein KTI12 homolog, with protein MPLVVFCGLPSSGKSRRAEELRGALEAEGRAVYVVDDASVLGAEDTTVYGDPAQEKALRAALRASVERRLSRQDVVILDSLNYIKGFRYELYCLARAARTPLCLVYCVRPGSPSPRRQAAGVADRRVPNVSVSWRPRAEEGGKPPAAGTSLPRELTTGSAVNGSVQADGPRELDCREIEASDLPAPATPENEKSAKCVSGAFFSPDLLEALTLRFEAPDSRNRWDRPLFTVVGLEEPLPFAEIRSALFENRAPPPHQATQSQPLASSSFLHQLDQVTNQVLTGLMEAQKSAIPGDLLTLPGTTEHLLFTRPLTMAELSRLRRQFISYTKMHPNYENLPQLANMFLQYLSQSLH; from the coding sequence ATGCCGCTCGTGGTGTTTTGCGGGTTGCCGTCCAGCGGCAAGAGTCGTCGCGCGGAGGAACTGCGCGGGGCTCTGGAAGCCGAGGGGCGTGCGGTGTACGTGGTGGATGATGCTTCGGTGCTGGGCGCGGAGGATACGACCGTGTACGGCGACCCTGCCCAGGAGAAGGCTTTGCGCGCGGCCCTGCGGGCCTCGGTGGAGCGGCGCCTGAGCCGCCAAGACGTAGTCATCCTGGACTCGCTTAACTACATCAAGGGTTTCCGCTACGAGCTCTACTGCCTGGCGCGGGCGGCGCGCACGCCTCTCTGCCTGGTTTACTGCGTACGGCCCGGCAGTCCGAGCCCGCGACGTCAGGCGGCGGGTGTGGCGGACCGCCGAGTCCCAAACGTCAGCGTAAGTTGGAGGCCGCGCGCGGAGGAGGGCGGGAAACCCCCGGCGGCGGGCACCAGCCTGCCGAGGGAACTAACTACGGGGTCTGCGGTAAACGGGTCAGTCCAGGCCGACGGACCCAGAGAACTAGATTGCCGGGAAATCGAGGCATCCGATCTTCCAGCTCCAGCGACTCCAGAGAACGAGAAGTCTGCAAAGTGTGTGTCCGGTGCGTTTTTCTCTCCGGATCTTCTGGAAGCGCTAACGCTACGCTTTGAGGCTCCGGACTCTCGGAACCGCTGGGATAGGCCTTTGTTCACCGTCGTGGGCTTGGAAGAGCCGCTACCCTTTGCGGAGATTCGGTCTGCCCTGTTTGAGAACCGAGCTCCTCCACCCCATCAAGCCACGcagtcccagcccctggcctccaGCAGCTTTCTCCACCAGTTAGATCAGGTCACGAACCAAGTGTTGACTGGATTGATGGAAGCTCAGAAGAGTGCTATCCCTGGGGACTTGCTGACACTTCCTGGCACCACAGAGCACCTACTATTTACACGGCCCCTGACCATGGCAGAACTGAGTCGCCTCCGTCGCCAATTTATTTCCTATACTAAAATGCACCCTAACTATGAGAACCTTCCTCAGCTGGCCAACATGTTTCTTCAGTATCTGAGCCAGAGTTTGCACTGA